A region of the Candidatus Methanoperedens sp. genome:
TATCTCCATACTCATCGGTTTTCTGTTTATACTACAATTCAGAAGCGTTCGATTTTTTCTCGTGCCCAAAGATAAAGTTCCAGGCTCATTCTAAAGTCTCCCGAAGATAGTTTACTGATTGTCTCTAAAGCGAGCTCCCTTGTTATTTTCTTAGTTCCTGCGGCAGCAACAATAAGTCCAAGTAAACCGGTGAACTTTAATCCTTTTGATTCAGCAAACCTTCTCGCATTTGCTTCATCAAGAATAAGCCGATCATTAGCTTGCGCTGCAAGGAATAGACTTGCTTCCCCCACATCCAGCCCATATTTTCTAAACTCTTTTGGCTTCCCTTTGTAATCAATAATATTGATCCAGCGATTAATAGCATCTTTAAAAACTTCCGTCTCCGGAAAATCTTCCCTGAGAATTTCTTCCTTAATTACTGTAGTGATATATATCTCTTTGAAAATAATCTCAAGTATGTTGAGTTTGCCTATCTTTGCCAGAGCGATGAGGGTGGATGAATCAATGAGTACACGCATTTTATAGCCAGTTTTTTGCCTCTATTACATCCCTTTCGCTCTCTTCTACAGTTTGCTTAAAAAAGGGAATACCTCTTTGGGCCAGGTATTTTGCCATCTGCTGTATAGATACATTGGAAAATTCTGCTGCTCTGCATAATGAAAATTCTTCATCAATGTATTTCTCCATAGCAATTTTCATACGCAATTCTTTGATACCCCCGTCTATTATCCTTCGTATAACTTCAGATCTTGATGAACTGAGCATTTGCGCAAGTTCATTCAAA
Encoded here:
- a CDS encoding ribbon-helix-helix protein, CopG family, whose translation is MESVQIRIDEKNMKDLNELAQMLSSSRSEVIRRIIDGGIKELRMKIAMEKYIDEEFSLCRAAEFSNVSIQQMAKYLAQRGIPFFKQTVEESERDVIEAKNWL